From the Streptomonospora nanhaiensis genome, the window CGGCGACCCCGGCGACCTCGCCGCCTACGCCGAACAGGTCAGCAAGGTCTACGGCCGCGGCGACTCCCGCGTCGCGGCTCTGGACGCCATCACCCTGGGCGTGCCCAAGGGCAGGTTCACCGCGATCATGGGCCCTTCGGGATCGGGAAAGTCCACGCTCATGCACTGCCTGGCCGGGCTCGACCGCGTCACCTCGGGCCGGGTCGTGCTGGGCGGCACCGACCTCACCCGGCTCAACGAGCGCGCCCTGACCCGCCTGCGGCGCGACCGGGTGGGGTTCGTCTTCCAGGCGTTCAACCTGGTGCCCACGCTCACGGCCCTGGAGAACATCACCCTGCCCGCCGACATCGCCGGGCGGCGCCTCGACCGCGCCTGGCTGGACGAACTCATCGACTCCGTCGGCCTGCGCGACCGCCTGCGCCACCGCCCCTCGGAGCTGTCGGGCGGCCAGCAGCAGCGGGTGGCGTGCGCGCGGGCGCTGGCGGCGCGGCCCGACGTCGTCTTCGCCGACGAGCCCACCGGCAACCTCGACTCCCGCTCCGGGCGCGAGGTGCTGGGCCTGCTGCGCGACTCCGCGCGGCGCACCGGCCAGAGCGTCGTCATGGTCACCCACGACCCTGCGGCGGCGGCCTACGCCGACCTCGTCGTCTTCCTCTCCGACGGCCGGGTGGCCGGCCAGCTCGCCCACCCCGACCAGAACAGCGTGCTGGAGCGCATGAAGCACCTGGATCCGGGCGAGGACACCGCCGGCCCCGGCGGCCCGGGGGGTGGGCGGCCGTGATCATGCTGCGGCTCACGCTGCGCGGCCTGGCCGCGCACCGGCTGCGGTTCCTGCTGACCGGCTTCTCGGTCGTGCTGGGTGTGGCGTTCGTGTCGGGCACGCTGATCCTCACCGACACCATGGACCGCGCCTTCACCCGCATGTTTGAGGGCATGGACGCCGACATCGCGGCCGTGGTGCGCCCGCAGCAGGAGTTCGCGCAGGGCTTCGCCGCCGGGGGCGAGGCCGGCACCGCCACACTGCTGCCCGACGACCTCGCCGGCGACCTCGCGGAGGTCGAGGAGATCCAGGCGGTCTATCCCATGGCCGAGGGCACCGCCGCCGTGCTCGGGCCCGACGGCGAGGAGATCGGCGGCCAGGGCCCGCCGCAGATCGGCACCACCTGGCACGACCGCCCCGGCTCGGGCAGCGGGATCGTGGCCGGGCGCGGCCCCCGGGGCGGCGGCGAGTTCGTCCTGGACCAGGGCAGCGCGCGGGCGGCCGGGCTCTCCGTGGGCGACTCCGTCACGGTGCGCGCCGGCGGCGAAGACCGCGACATGATTTTGGTGGGCGTGTTCCGGTCGGGGCAGCTGGGCAGCACGGCGGGCTCCACCGTCGCCGCGTTCGACCTGCCCACCGCGCAGCGGCTGCTGCTGGGCGATCCCGACCGGGTCAACGCCTACTACCTCGACGGCGTGCCGGGCAAGTCGCAGTGGCAGATCGCCGACGCCGCGGCGCCGCTGCTGGAGCCGGGGATGGAGTCGCTGCCCATGGACATCGTCCGCGACGAGCAGCTGGGCCCCATGCGCGAGGCCCTCGACTACTTCGGGGTGTTCCTGCTCACCTTCGCCGGGATCGGGCTGTTCGTGGGCTCGTTCCTGATCTTCAACACCTTCGCCATGCTGGTGGCCCAGCGCGGGCGCGAACTCGCGCTGCTGCGGGCTATCGGCGCCGGCCAGGAGCAGGTGCGCGGCGCGATCACCGGCGAGGCGCTGGGCGTGGGGCTGGTGGGCTCGGGCCTGGGGCTGGCCGCGGGTGTCGGACTGGCCTGGTCGATGCTGGCCGCGGTCGAGGCGCTGGGCATCGACCTGCCCGACACCGGGCTGCGCGTCACCCCCCTCACCGTCGCGGCGGCGTTCCTGGTGGGCACCGGTGTCACCGTGCTGGCGGCCTACGTGCCGATCCGGCGCGGCACCCGCGTCCCGCCGGTGGCGGCCATGCGCGACGACGCCGGCAGCGCCGTGGCGCCCTCCACCGGGTGGGGGCGCGCGGCCGCCGGGCTACTGGCGCTGCCGGGCGGCGCGGCGCTGCTGTGGGCGGGGGTGCGCGCCCCCTCGGCCGAGGCCGCGCCGTGGCTGGTCGGGTTCGGCGCCGGGGTGGGCTTCCTGGCGGTGGCGCTGCTGATGCCGCACGTCAGCCGCCCCCTGATCGCGCTGATGGCGGCGCCCTTCCCGGCCGTGTTCCGCGTCGCCGGCCGCCTGGGCCGCGACAACGCCGTCCGCAGCCCCCGCCGCACGGCCGCCACGGCCACGGCGCTGATGATCGGGCTGGGCCTGGTCGCCGCGATCGCCACGCTGAGCGCGTCGGCCTCGCGGTCGGTCGACGTCGAGATCGACCGGGCGCTGGGCGCCGACTACATCGTGACGACCGACGGCCCCACCGAGACCGTCTCCGCCGACGCCCTGGACCGCCTGCGCGAGGTGGACGGGGTGGACACCGTGGTACCGATGCGCATTGGCCAGGCCCAGGTCGACGGCGAACTCGCGTTCACGGTCTCGGCCGCCCCCGCCGGGCTGGAGCGCACGGTCGGCATGGAGGTCGTGCGGGGCGCGGCGCAGTTCGACGGCGAAGGGTTCATGGTGGCCGAGAGCGTCGCCGACCGCCGGGGCTGGCGGGTGGGCCGCGAGGTCTCGTTCGTGTTCCCCGACGGCGGCGAGGCCGACCTCGAACTCCAGGGCGTCTACTCCGCCTCCCAGGCCATGCGCTCCGACTACCTGGTCTCCCCCGCCGCCTACCGAGCCCACTTCCCGCAGGACCTCACCCTCAGCGTCTACCTGACCGCCGACCACGCCTCCCCGCGGGTGCGCGGGGCCGTCGACACCGCGCTGGCGGACCACCCCGCGCTGGAGGTGATGGACCGCGGCGAACTCAAGGAGCGCAACCGCGAGAACCTGGCCCTGCTCACCAACACCATCTACGCCATGCTGCTGCTGTCGATCGTGATCGCCGGGCTGGGCATCATCAACACCCTGGCGCTGGCCACGGCCGAACGGGTGCGCGAGATCGGCCTGCTGCGGGCGGTGGGCCTGTCGCGGGTGCAGCTGCGGCGCATGATCCGGCTGGAGGCGGTGGTGATCGCGCTGCTGGGCGCGGTGGTGGGGGTGGTTCTGGGCCTGGTGTTCGCCTGGGCGCTGCAGCAGGTCCTGGCCGAACGCGGGGTGACCGTGCTGGACGTGCCCGCGGGCCAACTCGTGGGCCTGCTGGGGGTGGCGGTGGTGATCGGCGTCCTGGCGGCCCTGTGGCCCGCCTGGCGCGCGTCGCGCCTGGACATCCTGCGCGCGATCGCCGCCGAGTAGCCCGGCGGGCCCCGGTGCCGGCGGCCGCCGACCCGGCCGCGCCCTCCCGACCGTCCACGGCGGCGCGGCGGCCGGCGCGGGCGGCCGCCAGGCGAGGGGATCGCCCGGTCCGGCCTGGCGCCGACCGCTCCGCACCGCCGGTCGGGCGGCCGCACGCCTGGGCCGGGCGGCCCGGCCGCCCGCTCTCGGGCCGCCGCGTCCGCCGCGCGCCCCCTGTCCGCGCCGCCGCGCTGCGCCCGGCCCGACTACGGCCGCCGCGCGGCCCCGCGTCGGCCGCGTCCGCGACCGACCGGCTACGCTCGGCGGTCGGGGACCGGCGTCGTGGTCAGCGGTGTCGGCCAGGGCCGCCGCAGCTCCGGCCGCCGCCACCGGCGCCACTCGGGCCGCCGCGCTGCGCCGGAATCAGCGGCGGGCCTGCGACGATGACCGGTGACAGACCTCACCGGCGGAGGGGGCAAGCCACCGCCAACCGGTGCCGCGACCGGGGCGTCTCACGCGTGGCCGCGCCCCGAACCGCCGCGGCTTCGCACCCCGCCGCACCCGCCGACCGCGCACACCACGGAGGAGGTGGCCAAGCCAGGCCATGGCCCACGACCCGCGACCCGCACCGCTGAACGACGCCAACCTGCTGAGCCGACTGCGGGACTGGAGGGCGGCGCGCGAATCGGAGATGCACGCCGACCTCTTCGACGAGGCGGTGGAGCTTCCCGATCCGCGCGCCCTGGACCTCGTGCTGCGGGTCGGTGAGCTGCTGCTGGCCAGCGGCGAGAGCACCGAGGTGGTCAGCGAGTCGATGCTGAGCCTGTCGGTGGCCTTCGAACTGCCGCGCGCCGAGGTGTCGGTGACCTTCACCGCCATCACCCTGTCGACCCACCCCGGCGGCGACCAGCCCCCGATCACCGGCGAGCGGGTGGTGCGCCGCCGCACGCTGGACTACTTCCGTGTCAACGAGCTGCACACGCTGGTGCAGGACGCGGCGCTGGGCGCGGTGGAACTGGAGGGCGCCATCGCCCGGCTGCGGGCCATCAAGCGCGCCCGCCCGCCCTACCCCAACTGGCTGATCGTCACCGGTTTCGGGCTGATCGCCTCCAGTGCCAGTCTCATGGTCGGCGGCCAACTGCTGGTGGCGGCGGCGGCGTTCCTGGCCACGGTGCTGGGCGACCGCGCGTCGGCGTTTCTGGCGCGGCGCGGCGTCGCGGAGTTCTACCAGATGACGGCCGCCACCGTGGTGGCGTCGTGCATCGGGGTGGCGCTGCTGTGGGCCAGCGACCGGATGGACCTCAACCTCCAGGCGGGCGCGGTCATCACCGGCAACATCATGGCCCTGCTGCCGGGCCGTCCGCTGGTCTCCAGCCTCCAGGAGGCCATCAGCGGCAGCTACGTCTCCTCCTCGGCGCGGCTGCTGGAGGTCTTCTTCACCCTGGGCGCGATCATCTCCGGCGTGGGCGCGGTCGCCTACACCGCCGTGCGGCTGGGCGTCAACGTGAACCTGGAGGACCTGCCGGGCGCCGACGCGTCGGTGGCACTGCCGGTGCTGATCGGCGCCGCCGGGATCGCGATGGCGTTCGCGGTCTCGCTGACGGTGCCCCCGCGCATGCTGCCCTGGATCGGCGTCATGGGCGTGATGATCTGGGTGATCTACGCCGGGGTGCGCGCCTTCCTGGACGCGCCGCCGATCCTGGGCACCGTGGCGGGCGCGGTGGCGGTGGGCGTGGTCGGCCACGCCCTGGCCCGGCGCACGCACCGGCCGGTGCTGCCCTACGTCATCCCCGCGATCGCCCCGCTGCTGCCGGGCAGCGTGCTCTACCGGGGCCTGCTGGAGATCACGCTCAACCAGCCGGTGGAAGGGCTGCTGAGCCTGTCGGAGGCCGTCGCCATCGGCCTGGCCCTGGGCGCGGGGGTCAACCTGGGCGGCGAACTCGTCCGCGCCTTCCAGCGCGGCGGGCTGGCCGGAGCGGGCCGCCGGGGCCGCCCCGCCGCCCGCCGCAGCCGCGGCGCCGTCTAGGGCCGGATTCCGCGGCGCCCCTGCCACGGCCCCGCCCCGCCGAAGGGGCGCGGCCTCCGGGTCGGTCCTTGGGCCGGGGCCGCGCGGCCGTTCAGCCGGCGGTCAGCAGGCCCACCGCGGCGGCGGCGCCCACAAGCCCGGCGACCTGCGGGGGCGCGACGCGTTCGCGCAGCACGGCGACGCCCAGGAGTACGGGGATCGCGGGGTAGAACGACGCCAGCACCACCGCGACCATGAGCCGCTGGTGGGCCGCCAGCAGGTAGCAGACCAGCGCCGCCGCGGCGACCATGCCCAGGGCGCCCGCAGCGAGCGCGTCACGCGCGCCCATGCGCAGCCGCGACACGTCGGGCAGCACCAGGGGCAGCACGGTGAGCACGGCGGTCACCCGCCCGGCCGCCACCGGCCAGATCCCGGCGTCCGGCCCGGCCTGGGCGAGGGCCACGTACTGCACGGCGACCCCGACCCCGACCCCGACCCCGGCCACGAGCGCGTCCACGGCTGTGGCCGGCGCGCAGCCCGCCGCGCCGCCCCCGGCACCCGTGGGGCGCGCCACCAGCCACAGCGCGGGTACCGCGAGGGCGATCCCGATCCAGGCCGGCGCGGCGGGGCGGTCGCCCAGGAGCAGCACCCCCACCAGCACGGGCAGCGCCACGCCGCTCACGGCCGAGACCGGCACCACGACGGCCATCGCCCCGTGGGTGAGGCCCCGGAACAGGAAGACCATGCCCACGCCGGTGCCCACCCCGGACAGGGCGCCCCAGGCGAGGTCGGCCAGGCCGGGAGCGCCGCCGAGCGCCAGCGTCGCGGCGGCCGCCGCGACGAGCAGGCCGCCCACCTGCCCCAGCAGGGCGACGGCGGCGAAGTGCGCCCGGCGCGCCAGGAGTCCGCCGCCGAAGTCGACGACGCCGTAGCAGCAGGCCGAGGCCAGCGCGAGGACCGTGCCCATCAGCGCCCGCCCCCGAAGTCGGCACCCGCCCGGCCGCCGCGGGGGCGGCCCGCCCGGGCCCGGTGGCGCCCGGCGGGCCCCGGGCGGCGCGGCCCGGCACGCGGGAGGGGTGCACGCGACGGCGCGGAGGCGCGGCGGGCCGTCACGGTGCGGCCCCCGCTCCGCCGCCCGCCCCGCGCGGCGCGGCGTCGTCGCCGGCGGTGGCCGCGCGGGCCTCGCGGTCGGCCTGGCCGACCGGGCACGTGGCGTCGCGCACGCACGCGGCGCGGTCGCACAGCCGGCACAGCAGGTCGGGGTCGCCGACATCGCCGTAGAGCCGCCGCAGGAGCTTGGCGAGCAGTCCGGCCAGGACCGCCCGCTCGTCGGTGTCGAGGACCGACACCACGTCGGCCAGCGGCCGGCCGCGCGCGGCCAGAAGCCCGCGCGCCGCCTGCTCCCCGGCCGCCGTGGGCGCCACCGCCACCAGCCGCCCGACCCCCGGGCGACGCTCCACCAGCCCTCGGCGTTCCAGCGCGTCGACCATCCGCGCGGTGGCGGGCTGCGACAGCCCCACGCGCCGCCCCAGTTCGGTGACGCTGATCCCGGGTGCGGCGGAGAGCACCACCAGGGCCGCCGCGCCGCTCGCGCTCACCCCGGCCGCGCCGGTGGCCCCGGCCAGCGCCATGTCGGTGACGGCGAGCGCCGTGGCGCCGAGAAGGTTCGCGGTTCGGTCTACATCATGCATGACTCATGCATAACAGCGCTCGGTGACCGGCGCAATACCCCTGCCGGGGTGGACCGCGACCGGAAGGCCGGTGCCCGCCCCGACCGGGGCGCAATCCGGCGCTGCCCGGTAGCCTGCGCCCATGATGTGGCGGAGCCCCACCTACCGCCTGGTGGACGGGGAGCGGATCGACGGCGCGTGGTGCCACGTGTGGCGGCGGGCGGCGGGCGGCTCCTACTTCGTGGAGGACCTGGTGGTCTTCGCGGACGGCGCCGTCCGCTGCGGCAGCACCTCCACCGACCTCAACGGACTCCGCCGGCTGCTGGAGTCCGGGCACATCGCCGTGGCCGACCCCGCCGCCACCGCGCCCGCCGGCGAGCGGGGATGGCGCTCGCGCGCCCCCGAACCGCTCACCCCCGAGGGCCTCCTGCTGGACGCGGCCGACCAGGTGGCGGAGCTCGCCGGCCGTCCGACCGCCGCCGACCGCTGCTGGGCGGCGGTCCGCGGCTACCTGCGCGACCCCTCCGAGGCGAACCGGCGCGCGGTGCGCGCCGCCTACCTCGCCGTACCGCCCCACCGGCGCGTGTACGTGCTGGGCGACATGGACGCCCTGGACCGGCCCCTGCAAATCCTCGCCGCCGACCCGGGCACGGTGCTGGACGGCGACGGGCCGCTGGTGACCGAGGAGCTGCGCGCAAGCGCGCGGGCCTACTTCGCGCGGACGGAGGACGCGCTGGCACGCGAACGCCGGCGGCGGGCCGTCCTACACGCCGACGACCCGGAGCGGCCGCCGCCCCCCGCGATCGTCCTGCACGAGACGGTCTTCCCCCGCGGCCTGCCGGAGCGGCCCGGCACGTTCGCGCTGCGCAACGACTACCCCGCGCCGATCGAGGTGGAGGGCGAGGTCTACCCCTCGGTCGAGCACGCCTACTGGGCGCTGTCCGCGGCCGAGGCGGCCGACCGGACCCGGATCCGGCAGGCGCCCTCGGCGCGGGAGGCCCGGGAACGCGGCGGCCGGGCGCGGCGGCGCGCCGACTGGCCGCGCCTGCGCCTGGCCGTGATGGCGGCCCTGCTGCGCGCCAAGTTCACCCAGCACCCCGCGCTCGCCGAGGTGCTGGTGTCGACGGGTGAGGCGCCCATCAGCTACACCGGCGCCGCCGAGTCCCCGTTCTGGCGGGACGCCCCCGGCGGCGCGGGCCGCAACTGGACGGGCCGCCTGCTGGAGGTGGTCCGGGCCGAACTCCTGCTCCGGCGCAGCGGCCCGGTCCCGCCCTGAGCGCGGGCGGCGCGGTTCAGGCGGCGTCGGAGGCCAGGCGCACTCCCCCGCCGACCCCGTCTGCCTCGGCCGCCGCGAGGACGGCGGCGACCAGGCCGGGGAAGCGGGACTCCAGGTCGTCGCGGCGCAGCGTGACGAAGCAGCGCGTGCCCTCCTGGCGGGTGCGGGTGACGCCCGCGTCGCGCAGGACGCGCAGGTGGTGGCTGAGCGTGGACTTGGCCACCGGGGCCCGCAGTTCGCCCCAGCCGCGCTCGCCGCCGTCGGCCAGGACCCGCAGCAGCCCGATGCGCAGCGGATCGCTCAGCGCCGCCATCACCTCGGGCAGCGACAGGTCCCCGGTGGCCGGGTGGTGCGCGCTTCTCATGGCCCCATGCTAACTTGTTCGACGTTCGTCGAACGTCGAACAAGTCGAACGAGGAACCGGGAGTCGAGTTGACCGCACCGCACGACCGCGGCGACCTGCTGAGCGACCGCGTCGCGATCGTCACCGGGGCAGGCTCGGGCATCGGCCGCGCCACCGCGACCGCCATGGCCCGCGCCGGAGCCCGCGTCCTGGTCGTGGGCCGCCGCCGCGACGCGCTGGCCGCGACCGCCGCCCAGCACCCCGCCATCGCCGTCCACGCCGCCGACCTGCGCGCCCAGAAGGCCCCCGCCGAGGTGGTCGAGGCCGCCGTGCGGCGCTGGGGCCGCCTCGACGTCCTGGTCAACAACGCGGGCGCCACCGCGATGATGCCGCTCGCCGAAACCGACCCCGCACGCGTCGCCGACCTCTTCGCGCTCAACGTCACCGCCCCCAGCCTGCTCGCCGCCGCCGCGCTCGCGCACCTGCGCCGGCAGCGGGGCACGATCGTCAACGTCTCCAGCACCTACGGCCACCGGCCGCTGCCCGGCGCCGCCCACTACGCCGCCTCCAAGGCCGCCGTCGAGCAGTTGACCCGCTCCTGGGCGGCCGAACTCGCACCGGAGGGCGTGCGCGTCAACGCCGTGGCCCCCGGGCCCACCGAGAGCGAGGCGCTGTCGGCGGCCGGGCTGCCCGAGGACACCGTGCGGCGGATCAAGGAGGCCGAGGCCGCGCGGATTCCGCTGGGCCGCCGAGGGGAGCCCGAGGAGGTCGCCGCGTGGATCGTGCGGCTCGCCGACCCGGGCGCCACCTGGGTCACCGGGCAGGTGCTGTCGGTCGACGGGGGCCTCGACCTCACCTGAGCCCGCCGGCCGGCCCCGCACGAGCACGCGGCCGCGGGCACGGCCGCTGCGCCACCGCCACCCCCGCCGTGGTGCCGGGCCGCCCCGCCCCCGGCGGTTCGCGCGGGCGGGCGCGCGTCAGACGCCTCCCGACGGGGGTGTCGGCGGCGTTGGGGGCGCCGCGGCATGCGCTCGCAGCACTCCCCGGCCCGGCGGGCCACCGGCGGCCGGGTGCGGCGCACGGGAATCTCCCACACGTGCCGGCCGCCGCCGACTCGGCTGACCGAGGACCGCCGCGGACCGCCGCCGCGACCGGCTCAGCCGACGATGACCACGTCCAGGCGCTGGGGACCGTGCACACCGCCCACCGGGACGCCGTCGATCGCCGTGGTGGAGGTCAGGCCGGTCAGCCAGGTCGTGGGGCGCGCCGGGTCGAGTTCGGCCAGGGCGGTGGCCATCGTGTCCACGATCTGGCCCGACTCCACCACGCACAGGTGGTGGGCGGGCAGCAGGGACAGCGCGCGGCGGCCCTGTCCGATACCGCCGTCCAGGACCAGGGTGCCCGTGTCGGCCACCGCGAGCGCGCAGCGCGTGACTGCGGCGCCGGCGCTCTCGATCGCCCGCGCCGACAGCGGCGCGTGCGGCGGGTCGTCGCGCATGGCCCACACGCCGTCCAGGTCCGACAGCCAGATGGACGACAGGTCGCGCGGCACCACCACCCGGCGGACCCCGTAGCCCCACAGCGAGGAGGCGATCACCCTCGGCAGGTCGTCCAGGTCGGTCACGTGCTGCACACCGATCCCGTGCCGGGCCAGGCGGTCGGTGAACAGGGCGACGGCATCCGCGCCCTCCGTGCCCGCCGCCGACCACACCCGCCCCGCACCGCCGGGCGCCGCCTCGGCCGAACCGGTGGCGGCGGCCGCCCGGCGCACCCGGGCCAGGATCTGCGCCCGCGCGGCATCGCGCCCGTCAGCCATCACACCGCCTCGCTCTCACCCACGGCCGCCGGTCCCCCGGCCCGCCGCGCACCCGGCCCACGCCCCCCGTCCGCCCCTCCGACGTCCGAACGCCCCGGCGGCGGATGCCGATGCCGGGCCGCGCGGCGAGGCCGCCGCCCCTCACTCCGGCCCGCTTTCGGGGCGCGTGTGGGAGTCCCTGCGCCGCTCCCCCGGCCCCGGGCCGGCCGACACGCCCGGACCGGGGCCACGGGCGGCCCCGCGCGGGCGGATCGCCGCCCCCAGCAGGAGCGCACGCCGGCGGCGGGCCCACCACGCGCGGAAGGACTCGCCCGGGGGCACCGGGAAGTCGCGGGCCTCGGTCCAGCGACCCAGCAGCCCCGGCAGCCGGCGCAGCCGCCCCGAGCGCGCCAGCAGCCGCGCCCAGCGCGACCCCGCCCGCTGCGCCCGCGCGAACCGCCGCTCCTCGGCCATCACCCACTCGGCGCTCTGCGCCGCGAGCGCCTCGGGAGTGGGCACCGCGTTGGCGCGGCGCTCGTCGACCACCCGCGCGCGCAGCTCCAGCAGGATCTCGGGGATGTCCACCCCCACCGGGCACACCTCGGTGCAGGCACCGCACAGCGTCGAGGCGAACGGCAGCGACGCCTCGCGGGCCGAGGCGGTCCCCCGCAGCTGCGGGGTCAGCGCCGCCCCGATCGGCCCGGCGTGCACCGACCCGTAGGGCGCCGCACCCGTGCGCTCGAACACCGGGCAGACGTCCAGGCACGCCGTGCACTGGATGCACCGCAGCGCCTGGCGGCCCACCGGGTCGCCCAGGGTGGCGCTGCGTCCGGCGTCGACCAGCACCACGTGCACCTCGTCGGGGCCGTCGCCCTCGACCGGTCCCGTCCAGGTGGAGACCACCGGCGCCTGCGCCGCGCCCGTGGCCGAGCGCGCCCACACCCGCGCCAGGACCGCGATGTCGGCCCAGGCCGGGACCACCTTGTCGATTCCGGCCACCGTGATGAGCGTGCGCGGCACGGCCGCGCCCATGCGCACATTGCCCTCGGTCTCCATCGCGACCACGCTGCCGGTCTCGGCGACCAGGGCGTTGGCGCCGGTGATGGCGGTGCCCGCCTCCAGCAGGGTCTCGCGCAGGTACTCGCGCGCCACCGCCACCAGCGCCCCCGGGTCGGCGCGCAGGTCGGTGGGCGCGCCCGGCAGCCGCCGCGCCAGCACCGCCCGCGCGCCGGCCCGGTCGTGGCGGCGCACCGTGCGCGACTCAAAGTGGGGCGGTTCGTGGGCCAGCCCCGCGATGAGGTCGGCCACGGCGGTCTCGTGGACGGTGATCCCGGCGCGCAGCAGGTGGGCGTCCAGCCGCAGCTCGCCGGCGGTCGCCGAGGAGGACCGCACGGCCTCGCGGGTGCCGGCGCGCGCGGCGACGCCCGCCACGATCCGGCCCGCCTCGGCCGCGTCGCGCGCCCAGTGCACGCGCGCGCCCGCCGCCTCGGCGCGCTTCTCGAACTCGGTGAGGTGGCGCTCCAGGTCGGCCAGCGCCCGCTCCCGCACGGCCGTGGCCGCGCGGCGCAGACCCGCCCAGTCGGGCTCGGCGCGGCGCCCGGTGTCGCGGTCGGCCCGCAGCTCGGCCGCCGCCGTGGCACGCGAGGTGCGCGCGGCGCTGTGCCCCAGGCTCGTGCGCGCGGTGTCGGCGAACCGCGGCTCGCCCGCGGCGCGCGGGCCCTGCCCGCGGCCCAGCAGGTGCCCCCACGGGTAGGCCGGCCCGGCGCCACCCGCCCCGGGTGCCGGGCCCGCGCCGGGTGGGGGCGCGGGGCTCACCGGGGCACCTCGCCGGTGTCGGCGGCCAGGATCTCGGCCAGGTGCAGGGTGCGCACCCCGCCGCGCAGCCGCGACATGGCCCCGCTGATCTGGGTCAGGCAGGCGTCGTCCACGGCGCACACCACCTCGGCGCCGGTCTCGCCGATGTGGCGCACCTTGTCGGCGACGATGGCCACCGAGGTGTCGGCGTTCTTCCAGGCGAACGTGCCGCCGAACCCGCAGCACTCCTCGGCGGCGGGGAGTTCGGCCAACTCCAGTCCGCGCACCGCCCGCAGCAGCCGCAGCGGGCGGTCGCCGACCTTCAGGGCGCGCAGCGACTGGCAGGTGGGGTGGTAGGTGACGCGGTGCGGGAAGGTGGCGCCGACGTCGGTGACACCGGCGACGTCGACCAGGAACTCGGTCAGCTCCAGCACCCGCGGCACCTCCTCGGCGCGGCGCTCGCGCTCGGCCAGGCGCGGGTAGCCGGTGCGCACCATGGCGGCGCAGGAGGCCGAAGGGGTCACCACGAGGTCGCACCGGGCGAACACCGAGGCGAACCGCGCGGCCAGGGCCGCGGCCTCGCGCCGGTAGCCGGAGGTGTGGTGCGCCTGCCCGCAGCAGGTCTGCTCGCGCGGGAACACGACCTCGTAGCCGAGTCTCTCCAGGACGCGCACCGTGGCCCGCGCGGTGCCGGGGAAGAGGGTGTCGGTGAGGCAGGCGACGAATAGACCGA encodes:
- a CDS encoding LUD domain-containing protein, with the translated sequence MSPAPPPGAGPAPGAGGAGPAYPWGHLLGRGQGPRAAGEPRFADTARTSLGHSAARTSRATAAAELRADRDTGRRAEPDWAGLRRAATAVRERALADLERHLTEFEKRAEAAGARVHWARDAAEAGRIVAGVAARAGTREAVRSSSATAGELRLDAHLLRAGITVHETAVADLIAGLAHEPPHFESRTVRRHDRAGARAVLARRLPGAPTDLRADPGALVAVAREYLRETLLEAGTAITGANALVAETGSVVAMETEGNVRMGAAVPRTLITVAGIDKVVPAWADIAVLARVWARSATGAAQAPVVSTWTGPVEGDGPDEVHVVLVDAGRSATLGDPVGRQALRCIQCTACLDVCPVFERTGAAPYGSVHAGPIGAALTPQLRGTASAREASLPFASTLCGACTEVCPVGVDIPEILLELRARVVDERRANAVPTPEALAAQSAEWVMAEERRFARAQRAGSRWARLLARSGRLRRLPGLLGRWTEARDFPVPPGESFRAWWARRRRALLLGAAIRPRGAARGPGPGVSAGPGPGERRRDSHTRPESGPE
- a CDS encoding (Fe-S)-binding protein, whose translation is MRIGLFVACLTDTLFPGTARATVRVLERLGYEVVFPREQTCCGQAHHTSGYRREAAALAARFASVFARCDLVVTPSASCAAMVRTGYPRLAERERRAEEVPRVLELTEFLVDVAGVTDVGATFPHRVTYHPTCQSLRALKVGDRPLRLLRAVRGLELAELPAAEECCGFGGTFAWKNADTSVAIVADKVRHIGETGAEVVCAVDDACLTQISGAMSRLRGGVRTLHLAEILAADTGEVPR
- a CDS encoding SDR family NAD(P)-dependent oxidoreductase, which gives rise to MTAPHDRGDLLSDRVAIVTGAGSGIGRATATAMARAGARVLVVGRRRDALAATAAQHPAIAVHAADLRAQKAPAEVVEAAVRRWGRLDVLVNNAGATAMMPLAETDPARVADLFALNVTAPSLLAAAALAHLRRQRGTIVNVSSTYGHRPLPGAAHYAASKAAVEQLTRSWAAELAPEGVRVNAVAPGPTESEALSAAGLPEDTVRRIKEAEAARIPLGRRGEPEEVAAWIVRLADPGATWVTGQVLSVDGGLDLT
- a CDS encoding LutC/YkgG family protein, yielding MADGRDAARAQILARVRRAAAATGSAEAAPGGAGRVWSAAGTEGADAVALFTDRLARHGIGVQHVTDLDDLPRVIASSLWGYGVRRVVVPRDLSSIWLSDLDGVWAMRDDPPHAPLSARAIESAGAAVTRCALAVADTGTLVLDGGIGQGRRALSLLPAHHLCVVESGQIVDTMATALAELDPARPTTWLTGLTSTTAIDGVPVGGVHGPQRLDVVIVG